The Hymenobacter sp. 5317J-9 genome has a window encoding:
- a CDS encoding gliding motility-associated C-terminal domain-containing protein: protein MQSFFLFRLSVGTRWALLLLLAVAGQLARPELARASHIRAGDIQAKVDTTAGRNPRRIFFKMVLYTTENLSNPSAVVDENQVTIFFGDGTSSCYKGVDRVGGRRPLPGLSDTSYNIYLFEHTFPAAGQYTIKYVGENRVAGVLNMTASSNQSFYISTTIEIAPVYAANRTPILTSPAVDKAAVGQVFVHNPGAYDADGDSLVYTLQPSQKSTLLADAIVAPPCANATGNNNPQVSDVPNFRYPNDPIITQPTVPYQVPYNGIPAGQVPNVPAIFEISNRRASPGQITWNAPVQAGTYNFAFRVEELRRTPLGWRKIGEVVRDMQIVVINTNNLRPILTLPPDLCVVAGQTVTGTVTAVDGSSGTSAAPTPISLFAFSGIKPPATFFQTASGPPQASGTFTWSTSCNNVAQQPYLVVFKAQDTPPGAPTPSNQPLIDEQVWSIRVVGSPPRNVQAQAAVTSGGLNSTVLVWSQYTCTNAANMYIYRKVGPGPAPGTCETGIPASSGYVRIGTVSPGAITFTDDNGGRGLDRGVTYCYRLYADFPLPAGGASLASDEACVTFAGRAAQLKNVDVETTSATAGQIAVRWTQPRPATGASFAGTPSFVLSRGVGLAPTTFTPVRTFTSLNDTSFVDTNLNTLDLQYSYRLEFVRTFPNGQPAITETSAPASSVRVTVVPNNPPTAYSVRWTQNVPWDNTARPVKIYRKLTGSPTYVQVATAPTGLSGGSYLDSDPALVKGQTYCYYVQTEGRYTLTGFLNSLLNKSQEQCRQLIAPPCTPVLSLKATNCDSLAALPPTSGSQTYTNALRWTLGNTPAGCDAAIASYRVYYRPGTSGAFALIGTTAQTSFTHGNLPNSGGCYAVQAVGVGGAVSDTSNVACQDNCLFFSLPNIFTPNGDAQNAVFRPRSNSPVRRVHFQAFNRWGRKVFENTTTADDPVLINWDGGGPISGDVSGARMAKPPMVSTTTWPRWSLPTRPAPSVPTRAGWRLCGNDLAGAAGGAWRHSIRSGPQGPLRFFGAMRVFVQLAPPIHFPSFSTIHELDFRHRISWPRQPVSGHGPRLVRPKPRRPRPAHPSQRHSRV from the coding sequence ATGCAATCATTTTTCCTCTTTCGATTGAGCGTCGGTACCCGTTGGGCGCTTCTGCTGTTGCTGGCCGTGGCCGGGCAGCTGGCGCGGCCCGAACTGGCTCGCGCCAGCCACATCCGGGCCGGCGACATTCAAGCCAAGGTGGACACCACGGCGGGGCGCAACCCGCGCCGCATCTTTTTCAAGATGGTGCTTTACACCACGGAAAACCTGAGCAATCCCAGTGCCGTGGTGGACGAAAACCAGGTCACCATCTTCTTCGGCGATGGGACATCCAGCTGCTACAAGGGCGTTGACCGGGTGGGCGGCCGGCGGCCCCTGCCGGGCCTTTCGGACACGAGCTACAACATTTATCTGTTTGAGCACACTTTCCCTGCGGCTGGCCAATACACCATCAAGTACGTGGGGGAAAACCGGGTGGCGGGGGTATTGAACATGACTGCCTCTAGCAATCAGTCGTTCTACATCAGCACCACCATTGAAATTGCGCCGGTTTACGCCGCCAACCGCACCCCGATTCTGACTTCGCCGGCCGTAGACAAAGCCGCCGTGGGCCAGGTATTTGTGCACAACCCCGGCGCGTACGACGCCGACGGCGACTCGTTGGTGTACACGCTGCAGCCCAGCCAGAAGTCCACGCTGCTGGCCGATGCGATTGTGGCGCCGCCCTGCGCCAATGCCACCGGCAACAACAACCCGCAGGTGAGCGACGTGCCGAACTTTCGCTACCCCAACGACCCCATCATCACACAGCCAACCGTGCCGTACCAGGTGCCCTACAATGGGATACCGGCCGGGCAGGTGCCCAACGTGCCCGCCATTTTTGAAATAAGTAACCGGAGGGCCAGTCCGGGCCAGATTACCTGGAACGCGCCCGTGCAGGCCGGCACCTACAACTTCGCTTTCCGGGTGGAAGAGCTGCGCCGCACGCCGTTGGGCTGGCGTAAGATAGGGGAGGTGGTGCGCGACATGCAGATTGTGGTCATCAATACCAACAACCTGCGACCCATTCTGACACTGCCGCCCGACCTGTGCGTGGTGGCCGGCCAAACCGTGACCGGCACCGTGACGGCCGTGGATGGCTCGTCGGGCACCAGCGCCGCGCCCACGCCCATTTCGCTGTTTGCCTTCTCCGGCATCAAGCCGCCGGCTACATTCTTCCAAACCGCGAGTGGCCCGCCGCAGGCCAGCGGCACCTTCACTTGGAGCACCAGCTGCAACAATGTGGCCCAGCAGCCTTACTTGGTGGTATTCAAGGCCCAGGACACACCGCCTGGCGCGCCCACGCCCTCCAACCAGCCCCTGATTGACGAGCAGGTGTGGAGCATTCGGGTGGTGGGGTCGCCGCCGCGCAATGTGCAGGCCCAGGCCGCCGTGACCAGTGGCGGCCTCAACAGCACCGTGCTGGTGTGGAGCCAGTACACGTGCACCAATGCGGCCAACATGTACATATACCGCAAAGTAGGGCCAGGGCCTGCGCCGGGCACCTGCGAAACGGGCATTCCGGCTTCGTCGGGCTACGTGCGCATCGGCACCGTTTCGCCGGGCGCCATCACGTTTACCGACGACAACGGTGGGCGCGGTCTTGACCGGGGCGTAACGTACTGCTACCGCCTCTACGCCGACTTCCCGCTGCCCGCCGGCGGCGCCAGCCTGGCCTCGGACGAGGCCTGCGTGACCTTTGCCGGGCGTGCTGCCCAACTGAAAAACGTGGACGTGGAAACCACCAGTGCCACCGCGGGCCAGATTGCCGTGCGCTGGACGCAGCCGCGGCCGGCCACCGGCGCGTCGTTTGCGGGTACGCCCAGCTTCGTGCTGTCGCGCGGGGTGGGGCTGGCGCCGACGACTTTCACGCCGGTGCGCACCTTCACTTCGCTGAACGACACGTCGTTCGTCGACACCAACCTCAATACGCTGGACCTACAGTATAGCTACCGGCTGGAGTTTGTGCGCACCTTCCCCAACGGCCAGCCCGCCATTACCGAAACCAGCGCGCCGGCCAGCAGCGTGCGCGTCACGGTGGTGCCCAACAACCCGCCCACGGCCTATTCGGTGCGCTGGACGCAGAACGTGCCCTGGGACAACACGGCCCGGCCGGTCAAAATCTACCGTAAGCTGACGGGCAGCCCAACCTACGTGCAAGTGGCCACGGCTCCCACGGGCCTGAGCGGCGGTAGCTACCTCGACAGCGACCCCGCGCTGGTGAAAGGTCAGACCTACTGCTACTACGTGCAGACCGAAGGCCGCTACACGCTCACTGGCTTCCTCAACTCGCTGCTTAACAAAAGCCAGGAGCAATGCCGCCAGCTGATTGCGCCGCCCTGCACGCCCGTGCTAAGCCTGAAAGCCACCAACTGCGACAGCTTGGCGGCGCTGCCCCCGACTTCGGGCAGCCAGACCTATACCAACGCCCTGCGCTGGACCCTGGGCAACACCCCGGCCGGCTGCGACGCGGCCATTGCCAGCTACCGCGTGTACTACCGGCCGGGCACTTCGGGCGCCTTTGCGCTCATCGGCACCACCGCGCAAACGAGCTTCACCCACGGCAACCTGCCCAACTCCGGCGGGTGCTACGCGGTGCAGGCGGTGGGCGTGGGGGGCGCGGTGAGCGACACGAGCAACGTGGCCTGCCAGGACAACTGCCTGTTCTTCTCGCTGCCCAACATCTTCACCCCCAACGGCGACGCGCAGAACGCCGTGTTCCGGCCCCGCAGCAACTCGCCCGTGCGCCGGGTGCACTTCCAGGCCTTCAACCGCTGGGGGCGCAAGGTCTTCGAGAACACGACCACGGCCGACGACCCCGTCCTCATCAACTGGGACGGCGGCGGGCCCATTAGCGGCGACGTTTCGGGGGCAAGGATGGCAAAACCGCCGATGGTATCTACTACTACCTGGCCGAGGTGGAGTTTGCCGACGCGGCCAGCACCAAGCGTACCTACAAGGGCTGGGTGGAGATTGTGCGGTAACGACCTAGCCGGCGCGGCGGGCGGCGCGTGGCGCCACAGCATTCGGAGCGGACCCCAGGGCCCGCTCCGTTTTTTTGGGGCAATGCGGGTTTTTGTGCAGCTTGCGCCCCCAATTCATTTTCCCTCCTTCAGCACTATCCATGAGCTCGACTTCCGCCATCGTATTTCCTGGCCAAGGCAGCCAGTTTCCGGGCATGGCCCGCGACTTGTTCGACCAAAGCCTCGACGCCCGCGCCCTGCTCACCCAAGCCAACGACATTCTCGGGTTTAG
- a CDS encoding gliding motility-associated C-terminal domain-containing protein has protein sequence MTQFFPFRVRAWAPAALLLGVLMLLGGWPREAQATHLRAGDIQAKVDTTSPGNPRRIFFKMILYTDNSSSVPADNATFFFGDGTSTCTAVPRFGNRRPVPGNPDTSYNIFYFEHTYPSSGSFTVSYIGENRNPGVRNTDNSVNQTFYISTTFTINPSLGRNHSPVLTAPAVDNAAINQVFLHNPGAYDADGDSLAFHLRPSQQVPLGITGTQGAPCNGTGNNNPAAVQITNFRYPNDPAIAPGPVQVAFPGTPTGVPGAPAIFVQDPYTGQITWNAPISLGPYNVAFEVEEWRRTPLGRSKIGSVIRDMQIIVTAAANLRPLITVPADICVIAGQTVTGNVTAVDVASASAPQTPITLFAYSGIIPPASFRQTQSGPPQASGTFTWNTDCSNVARQPYLVVFKAQDNPSPPSPSNSPLIDERAWRITVVGPPPQNLRAAPATGTAVASATLTWNPYVCTNASQIYIYRKVNPSSFVPGPCDTGIPASAGYVRVGSVPASATSFTDSNLDANGNPQGLDRGQTYCYRIYAEFPLPAGGASIASQEACVSFQGTSARLVKVDVENTSTTAGQIQVCWTRPRPVGGGTFDGTPSYVLSRGAGLAPAAFTPIATLTSLVDTCYTDTGINTQDGQFTYKLEFVRTFPAGDSRTPVREASPPASSVRTSTAPTSAAATAVRVSWTYSVPWDNAARPAVIFRRTGSTGAFVRLGTAPTTATGGTYTDSDPTLVKGQTYCYYVQTEGQYPGVAYLSSLINRSQVSCLVLSSPPCTPKLTLEPTNCDELATRPNFPSASDRYTNRLSWTLSDVPTGCDATVTGYRVYYRPTPTGAFAFLGTTITPNYVHTDLAFNGGCYAVQAVGTGGAVSDTSNVACQDNCLFFSLPNIFTPNGDAQNAVFRPRSNSPVRRVHFQAFNRWGRKVFENTTTADDPVLINWNGGGPELESGSPTGTSPGAGKAVSEGVYYYLAEVEFADFANTKRTYKGWVEIVR, from the coding sequence ATGACACAGTTTTTTCCGTTTCGGGTAAGGGCGTGGGCGCCGGCGGCGCTGCTGCTAGGGGTGTTGATGCTGTTGGGCGGCTGGCCCCGCGAGGCGCAGGCTACTCACCTGCGCGCCGGCGACATTCAGGCCAAGGTGGACACCACCTCGCCGGGCAATCCGCGCCGCATCTTCTTCAAGATGATTTTGTACACCGACAACAGCTCGAGTGTGCCGGCCGACAACGCCACCTTCTTTTTTGGCGATGGCACGTCTACCTGCACGGCGGTGCCCCGCTTTGGCAACCGGCGGCCCGTGCCGGGCAACCCCGACACGAGCTACAATATTTTCTACTTCGAGCACACCTACCCCTCCAGCGGCAGCTTCACGGTGAGCTACATTGGCGAAAACCGGAACCCTGGGGTGCGCAACACCGACAACTCGGTGAATCAGACGTTTTACATCAGCACCACGTTCACCATCAACCCCTCGCTGGGGCGCAACCACTCGCCCGTTCTCACGGCTCCCGCTGTGGACAATGCGGCCATTAACCAGGTGTTTCTGCACAACCCAGGCGCTTACGACGCCGACGGCGACTCGCTGGCGTTCCACCTGCGGCCCAGCCAGCAGGTGCCCCTGGGCATAACGGGCACGCAGGGGGCGCCGTGCAACGGCACGGGCAACAACAACCCCGCCGCGGTGCAGATTACCAATTTTCGCTACCCCAACGACCCGGCCATTGCGCCGGGGCCGGTGCAGGTGGCATTTCCGGGCACACCTACCGGGGTGCCGGGCGCGCCGGCCATTTTCGTGCAGGACCCTTACACCGGGCAAATCACTTGGAACGCCCCCATCTCGCTCGGGCCCTACAACGTGGCCTTTGAGGTGGAAGAGTGGCGCCGCACGCCGCTGGGCCGCAGCAAAATCGGTTCGGTGATTCGTGACATGCAGATTATTGTGACGGCGGCTGCCAACCTGCGCCCGCTCATCACCGTGCCGGCCGACATCTGCGTGATAGCCGGCCAGACCGTGACCGGCAACGTGACCGCCGTGGACGTGGCTTCGGCTAGCGCCCCCCAAACGCCGATTACGCTGTTTGCTTATTCGGGCATTATTCCGCCGGCTTCTTTCCGTCAGACGCAAAGCGGCCCGCCGCAGGCCAGCGGCACGTTTACTTGGAATACCGATTGCAGCAACGTGGCCCGCCAGCCTTATCTGGTGGTATTTAAGGCCCAGGACAACCCCAGCCCGCCCTCGCCCTCCAATTCGCCCCTGATTGACGAGCGCGCTTGGCGCATTACGGTGGTGGGGCCGCCGCCCCAGAACCTGCGTGCCGCGCCGGCCACGGGCACTGCGGTGGCCAGCGCGACGCTTACCTGGAATCCTTACGTGTGCACCAACGCCTCCCAGATTTACATCTACCGCAAGGTGAACCCGTCGAGCTTCGTGCCTGGGCCCTGCGACACGGGCATTCCGGCTTCGGCCGGCTATGTGCGCGTGGGCTCGGTACCCGCCTCGGCCACCTCCTTCACTGACAGCAACCTCGACGCTAACGGCAACCCGCAGGGCCTCGACCGGGGCCAGACGTATTGCTACCGCATCTACGCCGAGTTTCCGCTGCCGGCCGGCGGGGCCAGCATTGCTTCGCAGGAGGCTTGCGTGTCGTTTCAGGGCACTTCGGCCCGCCTGGTGAAGGTGGACGTGGAAAACACCTCAACCACCGCCGGCCAGATTCAGGTGTGCTGGACGCGGCCGCGGCCGGTGGGCGGGGGCACCTTCGACGGCACGCCCAGCTACGTGCTGTCGCGCGGTGCGGGGCTGGCGCCTGCTGCCTTCACGCCCATTGCCACGCTCACCTCGCTGGTCGATACCTGCTACACCGATACCGGCATCAACACCCAGGATGGGCAGTTTACTTATAAGCTGGAGTTTGTGCGCACCTTCCCGGCCGGCGACTCCCGCACCCCTGTGCGCGAAGCCTCGCCCCCGGCCAGCAGCGTGCGCACCAGCACGGCGCCAACCTCGGCTGCAGCTACGGCCGTGCGCGTGAGCTGGACCTACAGCGTGCCCTGGGACAACGCCGCCCGCCCGGCCGTGATATTCCGGCGCACCGGCAGCACGGGCGCTTTCGTGCGCCTGGGCACGGCGCCCACCACGGCCACCGGCGGCACCTACACCGACAGCGACCCCACCCTGGTGAAAGGCCAGACCTACTGCTACTACGTGCAGACCGAAGGTCAGTACCCGGGCGTAGCCTACCTCAGCTCGCTCATCAACCGCAGTCAGGTAAGCTGCCTTGTGCTCAGCAGCCCGCCGTGCACGCCCAAGCTCACGCTGGAGCCCACCAACTGCGACGAACTGGCTACCCGCCCCAACTTCCCCTCGGCCAGCGACCGGTACACCAACCGCCTGAGCTGGACGCTGAGCGACGTGCCCACCGGCTGCGATGCCACCGTGACGGGCTACCGGGTGTATTACCGTCCCACGCCCACCGGCGCCTTCGCTTTCTTAGGCACCACCATCACGCCCAATTACGTGCACACCGACCTGGCCTTTAATGGCGGGTGCTACGCGGTGCAGGCGGTGGGCACGGGGGGCGCGGTGAGCGACACGAGCAACGTGGCCTGCCAGGACAACTGCCTGTTCTTCTCGCTGCCCAACATCTTCACCCCCAACGGCGACGCGCAGAACGCCGTGTTCCGGCCCCGCAGCAACTCGCCCGTGCGCCGGGTGCACTTCCAGGCCTTCAACCGCTGGGGGCGCAAGGTCTTCGAGAACACGACCACGGCCGACGACCCCGTGCTCATCAACTGGAACGGCGGCGGGCCCGAGCTGGAGTCGGGCAGCCCAACCGGCACCTCCCCCGGAGCCGGCAAGGCCGTATCGGAAGGCGTGTACTACTACCTGGCCGAGGTGGAGTTTGCCGACTTTGCCAACACCAAGCGTACCTATAAGGGCTGGGTAGAAATAGTCCGGTAG
- a CDS encoding succinate dehydrogenase cytochrome b subunit, which yields MSWITKTLTSSIGRKIIMSVTGLFLCTFLVVHLIGNLQLFKHDQGAAFNTYSHFMGTNPVIRTIEWGLVLGFGFHIFEAWALTRRNKAARSQGYAQWHAEKNSEWTSRNMGILGTIILIFLLVHLYNFFWRARFGGLPKVGGANPEVRDLDNLYLAVVDSFHVWWYVLLYVLAQISLGYHLWHGFRSGFQTLGLNHRKYTPLIKYVGYVFAVVVSAGFASMPLYFFLFTNAQGELAANAPSLLHTVASAF from the coding sequence ATGAGTTGGATAACAAAAACCTTAACCAGCAGCATCGGCCGGAAAATCATCATGTCGGTCACGGGCCTGTTCCTGTGCACCTTCCTGGTCGTTCACCTCATCGGTAATCTGCAGCTGTTTAAGCACGACCAAGGCGCTGCTTTCAACACGTATTCCCACTTCATGGGCACCAATCCGGTCATTCGCACCATCGAGTGGGGCCTGGTGCTGGGTTTTGGCTTCCACATCTTCGAAGCTTGGGCGCTCACCCGCCGCAACAAGGCAGCCCGCTCGCAGGGCTACGCGCAGTGGCACGCCGAGAAAAACTCGGAGTGGACCTCGCGCAACATGGGCATCCTGGGCACCATCATCCTGATTTTCCTGCTGGTGCACCTGTATAACTTCTTCTGGCGTGCCCGCTTCGGCGGCCTGCCCAAAGTGGGCGGCGCTAATCCCGAAGTGCGTGACCTCGATAACCTGTACCTGGCTGTGGTGGATTCTTTCCACGTGTGGTGGTATGTATTGCTCTACGTGCTGGCCCAGATTAGCCTCGGCTACCACCTGTGGCACGGCTTCCGTTCCGGCTTCCAGACGCTGGGCCTGAACCACCGCAAGTACACGCCCCTCATCAAATACGTGGGCTACGTGTTTGCCGTGGTGGTGTCGGCGGGCTTCGCCTCCATGCCGCTCTACTTCTTCCTGTTCACCAACGCCCAGGGCGAACTGGCGGCCAACGCCCCCAGCCTGCTGCACACCGTCGCGTCGGCTTTCTAA
- a CDS encoding fumarate reductase/succinate dehydrogenase flavoprotein subunit, with protein sequence MLLDSKIPEGPLAEKWEKHKFNVKLVNPANKRKYDVIVVGTGLAGASAAASLAELGYNVKAFTYHDSPRRAHSIAAQGGINAAKNYQNDGDSVFRLFYDTIKGGDYRAREANVYRLAQVSVNIIDQCVAQGVPFAREYGGLLANRSFGGAQVSRTFYARGQTGQQLLLGAYSALSRQIAYGKVKMYTRSEMLDVVVIDGQARGIVTRNLITGEVETHAAHAVVLATGGYGNVFYLSTNAKYCNVTAAWRAHKKGAYFANPCFTQIHPTCIPVSGDYQSKLTLMSESLRNDGRVWVPKTVEMAERVRQGQIKPQDIAEDDRDYFLERKYPAFGNLVPRDVASRNAKLMCDEGRGVGSTGLAVYLDFSEIIKRTGAEAVSQKYGNLFAMYEKITDEDPYKQPMRIYPAVHYTMGGLWVDYNLQTTVPGLYATGECNFSDHGANRLGASALMQGLADGYFVIPYTIGDYLAQTPPKPVSTDHPAFAESKAYVQARTERLLGINGTRTPDQFHKALGHIMWEYCGMARNAEGLRHAKAEIQKLRSEFWSDVKIVGSGEEMNQVLEKAGRVADFLELGELMVDDALNRNESCGGHFREEYQTPEGEALRNDDEYAYVAAWEYQGENQPEKLNKEELTFENVKLTQRSYK encoded by the coding sequence ATGCTGTTGGATTCCAAAATACCCGAAGGCCCCCTCGCCGAAAAGTGGGAAAAGCACAAGTTCAACGTGAAGCTCGTGAACCCCGCCAACAAGCGGAAGTACGACGTCATCGTAGTTGGCACAGGCCTGGCCGGCGCTTCGGCCGCCGCCTCGCTGGCCGAGTTGGGCTACAACGTGAAGGCCTTCACCTACCACGACTCGCCCCGTCGGGCGCACTCCATCGCCGCGCAGGGCGGTATCAACGCCGCTAAAAACTACCAGAACGACGGCGACTCCGTGTTCCGTTTGTTCTACGACACCATCAAGGGTGGCGACTACCGCGCCCGCGAAGCCAACGTGTACCGCCTGGCCCAGGTGTCGGTCAACATCATCGACCAGTGTGTGGCCCAGGGCGTGCCCTTTGCCCGCGAATACGGCGGCCTGCTGGCTAACCGCTCTTTCGGCGGGGCCCAGGTGAGCCGCACGTTCTACGCCCGTGGCCAAACCGGACAGCAGTTGTTGCTGGGCGCCTACTCGGCCCTGAGCCGCCAGATTGCCTACGGCAAAGTGAAGATGTACACCCGTTCCGAGATGCTCGACGTGGTGGTGATTGACGGTCAGGCCCGTGGCATTGTGACGCGCAACCTGATTACGGGCGAAGTGGAAACGCACGCGGCCCACGCCGTGGTGCTGGCCACCGGCGGCTACGGCAACGTGTTCTACCTGAGCACCAACGCCAAGTACTGCAACGTGACCGCCGCTTGGCGCGCCCACAAGAAGGGCGCCTACTTTGCCAACCCCTGCTTTACGCAGATTCACCCCACCTGCATCCCGGTATCGGGCGACTACCAGTCGAAGCTCACGCTGATGTCGGAGTCGCTCCGCAACGACGGCCGCGTGTGGGTACCCAAAACGGTGGAGATGGCCGAGCGCGTGCGCCAGGGCCAGATTAAGCCGCAGGACATTGCCGAAGATGACCGGGACTACTTCCTGGAGCGCAAATACCCTGCCTTTGGCAACCTGGTGCCGCGCGACGTGGCTTCGCGCAACGCCAAATTGATGTGCGACGAAGGCCGCGGCGTGGGCAGCACTGGCCTGGCCGTGTACCTCGACTTCTCCGAAATCATCAAGCGCACGGGTGCCGAGGCGGTGAGCCAGAAGTACGGCAACCTGTTTGCCATGTACGAGAAAATCACCGATGAGGACCCGTACAAGCAGCCCATGCGCATTTACCCCGCCGTGCACTACACCATGGGCGGCCTGTGGGTGGACTACAACCTGCAAACCACCGTGCCCGGCCTCTACGCCACCGGCGAGTGCAACTTCTCCGACCACGGCGCCAACCGCCTCGGCGCTTCGGCCTTGATGCAGGGCCTGGCCGACGGCTACTTCGTGATTCCCTACACCATCGGCGACTACCTGGCCCAGACGCCGCCCAAGCCCGTGAGCACCGACCACCCGGCCTTTGCCGAGTCGAAAGCTTACGTGCAGGCTCGCACCGAACGCCTGCTCGGCATCAACGGCACGCGCACGCCCGACCAGTTCCACAAAGCCCTGGGCCACATCATGTGGGAGTATTGCGGCATGGCCCGCAACGCCGAAGGCCTGCGCCACGCCAAAGCCGAGATTCAGAAGCTGCGCTCGGAGTTCTGGAGCGACGTGAAAATCGTGGGCTCGGGCGAGGAGATGAACCAGGTACTGGAGAAAGCCGGCCGCGTGGCCGACTTCCTGGAGCTGGGCGAGCTGATGGTGGACGACGCCCTGAACCGCAACGAGAGCTGCGGCGGCCACTTCCGCGAAGAGTACCAAACCCCCGAAGGAGAGGCCCTGCGCAACGACGACGAGTACGCCTACGTGGCAGCTTGGGAATATCAGGGTGAAAACCAACCCGAGAAACTCAACAAGGAAGAGCTGACGTTTGAAAACGTGAAGCTGACCCAGCGCAGCTACAAGTAA
- a CDS encoding succinate dehydrogenase/fumarate reductase iron-sulfur subunit has translation MNLTLNVWRQPNRQTQGKMVEYHVKDISPDMSFLEMLDVLNEDLLHAGQDPVAFDHDCREGICGSCDLFINGRSHGPEKGTTTCQLHMRKFSDGETITIEPWRANAFPVNKDLSVDRSAFDRIIQAGGYVSVNTGGAPDGNEIPIPKEISDRAFEAATCIGCGACVAACKNASAMLFVSAKVSQLALLPQGQVERKTRVENMVAQMDKEGFGACTNIGSCAAECPVGISLENIAILNREFLAAKAVSNNLA, from the coding sequence ATGAACCTGACCCTGAACGTGTGGCGGCAACCCAACCGCCAGACCCAGGGGAAAATGGTGGAATACCACGTTAAAGACATCTCGCCCGACATGTCCTTCCTGGAGATGCTGGACGTGCTGAACGAGGACCTGCTGCACGCCGGCCAGGACCCAGTAGCTTTCGACCACGACTGCCGCGAGGGCATTTGCGGCTCGTGCGACCTGTTCATCAACGGCCGTTCGCACGGTCCGGAGAAGGGCACCACCACCTGCCAGCTGCACATGCGCAAGTTCTCGGATGGCGAAACCATCACCATCGAGCCTTGGCGCGCCAATGCTTTCCCGGTGAACAAAGACTTGAGCGTGGACCGCTCGGCCTTCGACCGCATCATTCAGGCCGGCGGCTACGTGAGCGTGAACACCGGCGGCGCCCCCGATGGCAACGAGATTCCGATTCCAAAAGAAATTTCGGACCGCGCCTTTGAGGCGGCTACCTGCATTGGCTGCGGCGCCTGCGTGGCGGCTTGCAAAAATGCCTCGGCCATGCTGTTCGTGTCGGCCAAGGTGTCGCAGCTGGCGTTGCTGCCCCAAGGGCAGGTAGAGCGCAAAACCCGCGTTGAAAACATGGTGGCGCAAATGGACAAGGAAGGCTTCGGTGCCTGCACCAATATCGGCTCTTGCGCCGCCGAGTGCCCGGTGGGCATTTCGCTCGAAAACATTGCCATCCTGAACCGCGAGTTTCTGGCGGCCAAAGCCGTTTCGAATAACCTGGCGTAA
- a CDS encoding MFS transporter, whose protein sequence is MSEVLVESPLRVSPTRARVAIALFFFVSGFGFATWASRIPVIQHRLGLSAAELGGVLLALPAGLMLTLPVTGQLLQRFSSRQVMLVGAVLYNLALGLLGFAAHTWQLAVLLFCFGCSRNLLNLSVNAQSVGVQTLYDRSIIATFHGIWSVAGFAAAGLGALLISHDVSTTVHFAAVSMGLTALAFAFFSNTLALPPASEKKSFFTWPEKTVLKYGLITFASMACEGTFYDWSGVYFSQAAHAPKAISGLGFTLYMVAMTSGRFLGDWLVGRFGIKQILQASGLLMSTGLLLAAAFPTPVVAGLGFVLGGLGVSCVVPLVFSLVGRANPLSAGAAIASVSTVSYFGFLMVPPLVGFVAKAASLRWSFALVSVLGLLVVWVVPKLRVEGEK, encoded by the coding sequence ATGAGTGAAGTATTGGTTGAGTCGCCGTTGCGGGTGTCGCCAACGCGGGCCCGCGTGGCTATTGCGTTGTTCTTCTTCGTGTCGGGGTTTGGGTTTGCCACCTGGGCCTCGCGCATTCCTGTCATTCAGCACCGTCTGGGGCTAAGCGCGGCCGAGCTGGGCGGCGTACTATTGGCCCTGCCGGCTGGCCTCATGCTTACGCTGCCCGTGACCGGGCAGCTGTTGCAGCGCTTCAGCAGCCGCCAGGTAATGTTGGTTGGGGCCGTGCTCTACAATCTGGCGTTGGGCCTGCTGGGGTTTGCGGCGCATACCTGGCAGTTGGCCGTGCTCCTGTTCTGCTTCGGCTGTTCGCGCAACCTGCTCAATCTGTCGGTGAATGCGCAGTCGGTGGGCGTGCAGACGCTGTACGACCGGTCCATCATCGCCACGTTTCACGGCATCTGGAGTGTGGCGGGCTTTGCGGCAGCAGGACTCGGAGCGCTGCTCATCAGCCACGACGTAAGTACCACCGTGCATTTTGCGGCCGTTTCCATGGGCCTCACTGCCCTGGCTTTCGCCTTCTTTTCCAATACCCTAGCCCTGCCACCGGCGTCCGAAAAAAAGTCCTTTTTCACCTGGCCCGAGAAAACGGTGCTGAAATACGGCCTCATCACCTTCGCCTCCATGGCCTGCGAAGGCACGTTTTATGATTGGAGCGGCGTATATTTTTCCCAGGCCGCTCACGCGCCCAAAGCCATTTCCGGCTTGGGCTTCACCCTCTACATGGTGGCCATGACGTCGGGCCGCTTCCTGGGCGACTGGCTGGTGGGCCGCTTCGGCATCAAGCAAATCCTGCAAGCCAGCGGCCTGCTCATGAGCACCGGGCTGCTGCTGGCCGCCGCCTTTCCCACGCCGGTGGTGGCCGGGCTGGGCTTTGTGCTGGGCGGCCTAGGCGTGTCGTGCGTGGTGCCGCTGGTATTCAGCCTGGTGGGCCGCGCCAACCCTTTGAGCGCGGGCGCGGCCATTGCTTCGGTGTCCACGGTCAGCTATTTCGGCTTTCTGATGGTACCGCCGCTGGTGGGCTTTGTGGCCAAAGCGGCGAGTCTGCGGTGGTCGTTCGCCCTGGTGTCGGTGCTGGGCCTGCTGGTGGTGTGGGTGGTGCCCAAACTGCGGGTAGAAGGGGAGAAGTAG